The following proteins are co-located in the Burkholderiaceae bacterium DAT-1 genome:
- a CDS encoding methyl-accepting chemotaxis protein — protein MTIAKRLMLLISVALAGLLLVGGAGMLQFKRMNNLVGVMTDESIPGLIAINNVSEAYRDMRTLILSFMAESDPDLRGGFKGKIEEARKNGQHAIDNYVALPTPDEDKAKVASLKAAFDKYLKAFNGTISKAETGSTDLAQAALYGEVMPAAAEIEKQLKASQEAKLKAQSSASEKLNKAYSNSIIVMLIVIIGGSALLLVFSAQLNRSISGPLGSMNRTVVSIGNSLDFTKRVPVSNTSDEVGQTVETFNKLLDTLQTSFGQISQGIRGVSGSANAIDGSAQQMQRSINTTSESASAMAAVVEQVTVMVNHVAERAADTESLAMKSGKIADDGAEIIEATVQNIDEIASSVKEAAAIIEALQQESSKISVMVTVIKEVADQTNLLALNAAIEAARAGEQGRGFAVVADEVRKLAERTSQSTQEISKLVGSISTASEQAVSGMKQAVTSVENGVVKAKEAGNAIGEIRSGSRTLVELVSDISHAIREQSAASSSMAGQVERVAEMSETASAEASHTTHAVSELRQLTNQMQDVVGRFRV, from the coding sequence ATGACGATTGCCAAGCGTCTCATGTTGCTGATTTCGGTTGCGCTAGCCGGGCTTCTACTGGTTGGCGGGGCTGGTATGCTGCAGTTCAAGCGAATGAATAACCTGGTCGGCGTCATGACCGATGAGTCTATCCCCGGGCTTATCGCCATCAACAATGTCAGTGAAGCGTATCGTGATATGCGGACCTTGATTCTCAGCTTCATGGCGGAATCGGATCCGGACTTGCGCGGTGGATTCAAGGGCAAGATTGAAGAGGCGCGCAAGAATGGCCAGCATGCCATTGATAACTATGTCGCCCTACCGACACCAGATGAGGACAAGGCCAAAGTAGCCTCACTCAAAGCCGCGTTCGACAAGTATCTCAAAGCCTTTAACGGTACAATCTCCAAAGCGGAAACCGGCAGTACCGACTTGGCTCAGGCAGCCTTGTATGGCGAAGTGATGCCAGCCGCTGCGGAAATCGAGAAACAGCTGAAAGCTAGCCAGGAGGCTAAGCTGAAAGCACAAAGCTCCGCCTCGGAAAAGCTGAACAAAGCTTACAGTAACTCGATCATTGTCATGCTGATCGTGATCATCGGTGGATCAGCCTTACTGCTAGTGTTCAGTGCACAGCTGAATCGCTCCATATCCGGGCCACTGGGGTCCATGAACCGGACAGTGGTTTCGATTGGCAATAGCCTCGACTTCACCAAGCGCGTTCCGGTGTCCAATACCTCGGATGAAGTCGGACAAACTGTTGAAACGTTCAACAAGCTGCTGGATACATTGCAAACAAGCTTCGGGCAGATTTCTCAAGGCATTCGCGGCGTCAGTGGCTCTGCCAACGCAATTGACGGGTCTGCCCAGCAAATGCAGCGCAGTATTAATACCACCAGCGAATCTGCATCGGCGATGGCGGCAGTGGTCGAACAGGTCACCGTGATGGTGAATCATGTAGCCGAGCGTGCTGCTGATACGGAGTCCCTGGCCATGAAGTCAGGGAAGATCGCAGATGATGGCGCGGAAATTATTGAAGCTACCGTGCAGAATATCGATGAGATCGCGTCTTCGGTGAAAGAAGCCGCCGCGATTATCGAAGCACTGCAGCAAGAAAGCTCAAAGATTAGCGTGATGGTCACCGTGATCAAGGAAGTGGCCGATCAAACCAATCTACTGGCACTCAACGCGGCCATTGAAGCAGCCCGCGCGGGTGAACAAGGTCGCGGGTTTGCAGTGGTAGCGGATGAAGTACGGAAGCTCGCCGAGCGCACGTCGCAATCGACTCAGGAAATCAGCAAACTCGTGGGTAGCATCAGCACTGCCTCCGAACAGGCAGTATCTGGCATGAAGCAAGCCGTGACCAGTGTCGAAAACGGCGTGGTCAAAGCCAAGGAAGCGGGCAATGCAATTGGCGAGATTCGCTCGGGATCGCGCACACTGGTCGAACTGGTGTCGGATATTAGCCACGCCATTCGCGAACAGAGTGCGGCCAGCTCCAGCATGGCAGGACAAGTGGAACGCGTAGCGGAAATGTCGGAAACAGCAAGTGCCGAGGCCAGCCACACAACCCATGCTGTGAGCGAACTGCGCCAGCTAACCAATCAGATGCAGGATGTAGTCGGTCGCTTCCGAGTCTGA
- the typA gene encoding translational GTPase TypA, protein MSRALRNIAIIAHVDHGKTTLVDQLLRQSGTFRENQQVDERVMDSNDLEKERGITILAKNTAIDYEGTHINIVDTPGHADFGGEVERVLGMVDGVLLLVDAVEGPMPQTRFVTKKALALGLRPIVVINKVDRPGARPDWVVDQTFDLFDKLGATDEQLDFPIVYASGLNGFAKLDLAAESDNMRPLFETVLSHVPTPPGSPDAPLQLQIAALDYSTYTGRLGVGRVLNGRIKPGQNVVVMNHEDQVAKGRINQVLGFQGLDRVPVEGAEAGDIIIISGLEEIGIGVTICDQESPVGLPMLTVDEPTLTMDFMVNSSPLAGTEGKFVTSRQIRDRLTKELLTNVALRVEDTEDSDVFRVSGRGELHLTILLENMRREGFEMAVAKPRVVYKEINGEKCEPYENLTIDLEDEHQGGIMEEIGRRRGELTNMESDGQGRTRLEYRIPARGLIGFQSDFMTMTRGTGLMSHVFDDYGPVKADLPGRHNGVLISQENGEAVAYALWNLEDRGRMFVNPGDKLYEGMIIGIHSRDNDLIVNPIKGKKLTNVRASGTDEAVRLTPPIRLTLESAVEFIDDDELVEITPVSIRIRKRHLNEHDRKRAMRASEG, encoded by the coding sequence ATGAGCCGCGCACTCCGCAATATCGCCATCATCGCCCACGTTGACCACGGCAAAACCACTCTGGTGGACCAGCTGCTGCGTCAATCCGGTACCTTCCGTGAAAACCAGCAAGTCGACGAACGCGTGATGGATAGCAACGACCTTGAAAAGGAACGCGGCATCACGATTCTCGCCAAGAATACCGCGATCGACTACGAAGGCACGCACATCAATATCGTTGACACCCCGGGTCACGCTGACTTCGGTGGTGAAGTTGAGCGTGTGCTGGGTATGGTGGACGGCGTGCTGCTGCTGGTGGATGCCGTTGAAGGCCCGATGCCACAAACCCGTTTCGTGACCAAGAAGGCACTGGCTCTGGGTCTGCGTCCGATCGTGGTGATTAACAAGGTTGACCGTCCGGGCGCACGTCCTGACTGGGTGGTGGATCAGACTTTCGATCTGTTCGACAAGCTGGGTGCCACAGACGAGCAGCTGGACTTCCCGATTGTGTACGCTTCCGGTCTGAACGGGTTTGCCAAGCTGGATCTGGCTGCCGAATCCGATAATATGCGTCCGCTGTTCGAAACCGTGCTGAGCCATGTGCCGACCCCGCCGGGTTCGCCGGATGCACCGCTGCAGCTGCAAATCGCTGCGCTGGACTACTCCACCTACACCGGTCGTCTCGGGGTTGGTCGTGTGCTGAACGGCCGTATCAAGCCGGGCCAGAACGTGGTGGTAATGAACCACGAAGATCAAGTTGCCAAGGGCCGTATCAATCAGGTGCTGGGCTTCCAGGGTCTGGATCGCGTGCCGGTGGAAGGCGCTGAAGCCGGTGACATCATCATTATCTCCGGTTTGGAAGAAATCGGTATTGGTGTCACCATCTGTGATCAGGAATCGCCTGTTGGTCTGCCGATGCTGACCGTAGACGAGCCGACCCTGACCATGGACTTCATGGTGAACTCCTCGCCGCTGGCCGGTACCGAAGGCAAGTTCGTGACCTCGCGTCAAATCCGCGATCGTCTGACCAAGGAACTGCTGACCAATGTGGCGCTGCGCGTTGAAGACACAGAAGATTCCGACGTATTCCGCGTATCCGGTCGTGGCGAGCTGCACCTGACCATTCTGCTGGAAAACATGCGTCGCGAAGGCTTCGAAATGGCTGTGGCCAAGCCGCGCGTCGTGTACAAGGAAATCAATGGCGAGAAGTGCGAGCCATACGAAAACCTGACCATCGATCTGGAAGATGAACACCAGGGTGGCATCATGGAAGAAATTGGTCGTCGCCGTGGCGAACTGACCAATATGGAATCGGATGGCCAGGGTCGTACCCGTCTGGAATATCGCATTCCTGCACGTGGTCTGATCGGCTTCCAGTCCGACTTCATGACTATGACCCGTGGTACCGGTCTGATGTCACACGTGTTTGATGACTACGGTCCTGTGAAGGCAGATCTGCCGGGTCGTCACAATGGCGTGCTGATCTCCCAGGAAAATGGCGAAGCCGTGGCGTACGCGCTGTGGAATCTGGAAGATCGCGGCCGTATGTTCGTGAATCCGGGCGACAAGCTGTATGAAGGCATGATCATCGGTATCCATTCCCGTGATAACGATCTGATCGTGAACCCGATCAAGGGCAAGAAGCTGACCAACGTGCGTGCATCGGGTACCGATGAAGCCGTGCGTCTGACACCTCCGATCAGGCTGACCCTGGAATCCGCTGTGGAATTTATTGATGATGACGAACTGGTGGAAATTACACCGGTGAGCATCCGTATCCGCAAGCGTCACCTGAACGAGCATGACCGCAAGCGCGCAATGCGTGCTTCCGAAGGCTAA
- a CDS encoding DEAD/DEAH box helicase, producing MTQVTFADLGLAQPVQDALANAGYSNPTPIQAAAIPMLLERRDVMASAATGTGKTAAFMLPALNFLTTKSEKTGRGPRILVMSPTRELAAQIKTAAENYGKQIRHAKVVSIVGGMPYPLQIKLLSSPFEILVATPGRLLDLINRGRIDFSRLEMLVLDEADRMLDLGFRDDIAEIATKLPTERVTALFSATLDGDIARIGASLLNNPERIEIAAPERRQEQIVEKLHYADDIGHKTKLLDRVLEDETVNQAIVFIATKIDADSLADKLLADGKKVAALHGDMQQRERQRTLNRLKKGEIDILVATDVAARGIDVAGITHVVNFDLPKFAEDYVHRIGRTGRAGREGVAISFAAKHEVPALRRIEKFVGRSLTSFKYEGLESRFEPRAGGSGSGGKGGRFGGGGRREGGFGGGRREGGFGGNRGGFGGDRGGRFDREPRQFDGERKFGDRPQGERSFGDRPFGDRPQGERKFGDRPQGGFGGERRERSFGGERSFGGERSFGGERKFGDRPPRQFDTPRASAPRDHQGDADGNRRDIPPTHERRSVGQFDDNRRPRFQGDRAGFGGDRKPGGFGGERRFGDRPQGDRKFGDRPHGDRKFGDRPQGERKFGDRPQGERRSFGEGRSSRFPSAADFE from the coding sequence TTGACTCAAGTTACATTCGCCGACCTCGGACTCGCTCAACCCGTTCAGGATGCACTGGCCAACGCAGGCTACAGCAACCCGACACCGATCCAGGCCGCTGCGATCCCCATGCTGCTCGAACGCCGTGACGTCATGGCCTCCGCAGCAACGGGTACCGGCAAGACAGCAGCGTTCATGCTGCCCGCCCTCAATTTCCTGACCACGAAGTCTGAAAAGACTGGCCGTGGCCCGCGCATTCTGGTTATGAGCCCGACTCGTGAACTGGCTGCCCAGATCAAGACCGCTGCCGAAAACTACGGCAAGCAAATCCGTCACGCCAAAGTGGTGAGCATCGTGGGTGGCATGCCCTACCCGCTGCAGATCAAGCTGCTGTCCTCCCCGTTTGAAATTCTGGTGGCGACACCGGGTCGTCTGCTTGACCTGATCAACCGTGGCCGTATCGATTTCTCCCGTCTGGAAATGCTGGTGCTGGACGAAGCCGACCGCATGCTGGATCTGGGCTTCCGCGATGACATCGCCGAAATCGCCACCAAGCTGCCAACCGAGCGCGTAACCGCCCTGTTCTCCGCTACGCTGGACGGCGACATCGCCCGCATCGGCGCATCGCTGCTGAACAATCCGGAACGCATCGAAATCGCTGCACCGGAACGCCGTCAGGAACAGATCGTTGAAAAACTGCACTACGCAGACGACATCGGTCACAAGACCAAGCTGCTGGATCGCGTACTGGAAGACGAAACCGTCAATCAGGCCATTGTGTTCATCGCCACCAAGATCGATGCCGATTCGCTGGCCGACAAGCTGCTGGCCGATGGCAAGAAGGTTGCCGCACTGCATGGTGACATGCAGCAGCGCGAGCGTCAGCGCACGCTGAACCGCCTCAAGAAGGGCGAAATTGATATTTTGGTGGCAACCGACGTTGCAGCCCGCGGTATCGACGTGGCCGGCATCACCCACGTGGTGAACTTCGATCTGCCGAAGTTTGCCGAAGATTACGTGCACCGTATCGGCCGTACCGGTCGTGCCGGTCGCGAAGGTGTGGCGATCTCGTTTGCTGCCAAGCACGAAGTGCCGGCACTGCGCCGCATCGAAAAATTTGTTGGCCGCAGCCTGACTTCGTTCAAGTACGAAGGTCTGGAATCCCGCTTCGAGCCGCGCGCCGGTGGCAGCGGTAGTGGTGGCAAGGGTGGCCGCTTCGGTGGCGGTGGCCGTCGTGAAGGTGGCTTTGGTGGTGGTCGTCGCGAAGGTGGCTTCGGTGGCAACCGTGGCGGCTTCGGCGGTGATCGCGGTGGTCGTTTCGATCGCGAACCGCGTCAGTTCGACGGTGAACGCAAGTTTGGCGATCGTCCGCAAGGCGAACGCTCTTTCGGTGACCGTCCGTTCGGTGATCGACCGCAAGGCGAGCGCAAGTTTGGTGACCGTCCGCAAGGTGGTTTCGGTGGCGAGCGTCGTGAACGCAGCTTCGGCGGTGAGCGCTCCTTCGGTGGCGAACGCAGCTTTGGCGGCGAGCGCAAGTTCGGCGACCGTCCTCCGCGCCAGTTCGACACTCCGCGCGCCTCTGCTCCGCGTGATCATCAAGGCGATGCAGATGGCAACCGCCGCGACATCCCTCCGACACACGAGCGCCGTTCGGTAGGCCAGTTCGACGATAACCGCCGTCCGCGCTTCCAGGGCGACCGCGCCGGTTTCGGTGGTGATCGCAAGCCGGGTGGTTTCGGTGGCGAGCGTCGCTTCGGTGATCGTCCGCAAGGTGATCGCAAGTTCGGCGACCGTCCGCATGGCGACCGCAAGTTTGGTGATCGCCCGCAAGGCGAGCGCAAGTTCGGCGACCGTCCGCAAGGCGAACGCCGCAGCTTCGGCGAAGGCCGCAGCAGCCGCTTCCCGAGCGCCGCTGACTTCGAATAA
- a CDS encoding DUF3617 domain-containing protein — protein MKIRHAVGMTTALLCIFQSHAEVIHAKIEPGLWERTSNTTVNGQNMEAALNKMQEQILAKAKPEEREIMLKHMKAKGSSAGRHLECITPEAVAQGLDTEKMRQQIQSDHPNCQARLLNVTPRGAKYDLTCTAPNGGSQHAVGELELKSEKEWTFHAVSSGDIVGAPAGTSKIQASLEARAIWKGSSCGDVRPIVR, from the coding sequence ATGAAGATCAGACATGCTGTTGGGATGACTACTGCACTGCTGTGTATTTTTCAAAGTCATGCTGAGGTGATCCACGCGAAAATCGAGCCAGGCCTGTGGGAGCGCACAAGCAATACCACCGTCAATGGTCAGAATATGGAGGCTGCATTGAATAAAATGCAGGAACAGATTCTGGCCAAGGCCAAGCCTGAAGAGCGCGAAATTATGCTCAAGCACATGAAAGCCAAAGGAAGTAGTGCTGGCCGCCATCTCGAATGCATTACGCCCGAAGCGGTAGCTCAGGGACTGGACACCGAAAAAATGCGTCAGCAGATACAGAGTGACCACCCGAATTGCCAGGCACGTTTACTGAACGTAACGCCGCGTGGCGCGAAATACGATCTCACGTGTACGGCACCGAATGGCGGGTCGCAGCATGCAGTGGGCGAACTTGAGCTTAAGAGCGAGAAAGAGTGGACGTTCCACGCCGTCTCTTCTGGGGATATCGTGGGTGCTCCAGCGGGTACATCCAAAATTCAAGCATCCTTGGAGGCACGTGCAATTTGGAAGGGTAGCAGTTGCGGTGATGTGCGCCCGATTGTTCGATAA
- a CDS encoding DUF2004 domain-containing protein has translation MNSEQIKKREELALDAIKAAFGTEDDEFGGTLFVSHHLEEIEAEYWKKHFGTATPDPREVLNILQLKSHWDDDCVFDFTLPEEVTDYVISVRFDVDGHVEEITMES, from the coding sequence ATGAATTCTGAGCAGATTAAAAAAAGAGAAGAACTGGCGCTTGATGCGATTAAGGCTGCGTTTGGGACAGAAGATGATGAATTTGGCGGTACGTTATTTGTTTCTCATCATCTAGAAGAAATTGAAGCGGAATATTGGAAAAAGCATTTTGGAACAGCTACTCCAGATCCTAGAGAAGTATTGAACATACTTCAGCTAAAAAGCCACTGGGATGATGATTGCGTATTCGATTTCACATTGCCAGAAGAAGTAACGGACTATGTTATAAGTGTTCGTTTTGACGTTGATGGACATGTCGAAGAAATAACAATGGAAAGCTAA
- a CDS encoding DUF5009 domain-containing protein: protein MQSFIFAAHGRQPAIDACRALTMALMLFINQLAGVKGMPDWMHHMPAHVDGMTWPDVIFPAFLFISGLSMPLSLQQQVIRGASIWQLQLDQGKRALALIVMGLFMVNAEEGFAAIGINLPVWNVLSLICLVLIWGRLHAAAGHDATPAWARPLGISGLLILFAIYRGGPDGNLPMQTSWWGILGLIGWAGCLSAQVYLAGRGRILPMLLAMAGCVLIYAVLECPALSASPGIRALRTQSLHCAHVLLVLAGIVTTRIALSELPARAKRVGLFAFALLCLVAAVAVHSIYPISKIHATPSWALYCAAICIAVFALIQAVTPLSRGLLAVPGMRRLAQVPLLAYLIPFFVEAGMQVTGVNWPVSWMQGGVGVMCSVVFVWVVAGVAAGLTRVGIKVVV from the coding sequence ATGCAGTCCTTCATTTTTGCCGCACACGGCCGCCAGCCTGCCATTGATGCCTGCCGGGCGTTAACGATGGCACTCATGTTATTCATCAATCAGCTGGCAGGCGTAAAAGGTATGCCGGACTGGATGCACCATATGCCTGCCCATGTGGATGGCATGACCTGGCCGGATGTGATTTTCCCGGCATTTCTTTTTATTTCCGGCCTGTCCATGCCGCTCTCGCTACAGCAGCAAGTGATTCGGGGGGCTTCAATTTGGCAACTTCAGCTTGATCAGGGCAAACGTGCGCTGGCGCTGATTGTGATGGGTCTGTTTATGGTCAATGCGGAGGAGGGCTTTGCCGCGATTGGCATCAACCTGCCGGTCTGGAACGTGCTTTCGCTGATCTGTCTGGTGCTGATATGGGGGCGGTTGCATGCGGCTGCAGGGCACGATGCAACGCCAGCTTGGGCAAGGCCCCTTGGCATATCGGGATTACTGATTCTTTTTGCGATCTATCGTGGCGGCCCGGATGGCAACCTGCCCATGCAGACCAGCTGGTGGGGGATACTCGGTCTGATCGGCTGGGCGGGCTGCTTGTCTGCTCAGGTCTATTTAGCTGGTCGTGGTCGTATCCTGCCTATGCTGCTGGCGATGGCAGGCTGTGTGCTGATATACGCGGTGCTTGAATGTCCGGCATTGAGCGCCTCGCCCGGTATTCGTGCGCTGCGAACGCAGTCGCTGCATTGTGCGCATGTGCTGCTCGTTCTGGCAGGTATTGTGACGACACGCATTGCACTGAGCGAATTGCCTGCACGGGCGAAACGGGTCGGCCTGTTTGCGTTTGCGCTGCTGTGTCTGGTGGCGGCCGTGGCTGTGCATTCGATTTATCCCATCTCGAAAATCCATGCAACGCCCAGCTGGGCACTGTACTGTGCAGCCATCTGTATTGCGGTGTTTGCCTTGATTCAGGCAGTGACTCCGCTATCACGCGGCCTGCTCGCGGTGCCCGGCATGCGTAGGCTGGCACAGGTCCCGTTGCTGGCGTATCTGATTCCGTTTTTTGTCGAAGCAGGGATGCAAGTCACTGGAGTGAACTGGCCGGTGAGCTGGATGCAGGGTGGGGTAGGGGTGATGTGCTCGGTGGTGTTTGTGTGGGTGGTGGCGGGCGTGGCTGCGGGGCTGACGCGGGTGGGTATTAAAGTTGTGGTATGA
- a CDS encoding nucleotidyltransferase domain-containing protein gives MRPSDVLDSNREAIRHVVATHHASNARIFGSVLHGCDHDDSDLDILIDPTPDTSLMDVAAIQIELQQLLGVSVDVLTPMALPEAFRHRVLSEAVPV, from the coding sequence TTGAGACCTTCTGACGTACTTGATTCAAATAGAGAAGCGATTCGGCATGTAGTGGCAACCCACCATGCAAGCAATGCACGGATATTTGGTTCGGTCCTCCATGGGTGCGATCACGATGACAGTGATCTCGATATTCTGATTGACCCTACGCCTGACACTTCCCTGATGGATGTAGCGGCAATTCAGATTGAGTTGCAACAACTTCTAGGCGTATCCGTTGATGTGTTGACGCCCATGGCGTTGCCTGAGGCATTTCGTCATCGTGTCTTGTCAGAGGCCGTACCCGTATGA
- a CDS encoding phasin family protein, with protein sequence MLRRNIGGRAVALDTIRFRKLEKKMFNTQDFAGLSQAQLEKSIRLSNIALSGVERLVSLQIDLARQLLEENTSNVRQLSEVKDLQGLVALQQQLSQPSVDKALSIARHVYEAASSTQTELSQLVEENVVEFNKGLVSALDRAVKSAPAGSEVVVSTLKNAVTTAASAYDTAVKTVKKVTTDFAEASVAAAETSAKAATTRAKKAAAPAAAA encoded by the coding sequence ATGTTGCGGCGCAATATTGGTGGCCGCGCAGTAGCGCTCGATACCATCCGCTTCCGTAAACTGGAGAAAAAAATGTTCAACACCCAAGATTTCGCTGGCCTGAGCCAAGCACAACTCGAAAAATCCATCCGTCTGTCCAACATCGCGCTGAGCGGCGTCGAGCGTCTGGTCAGCCTGCAGATCGATCTGGCCCGCCAGCTGCTGGAAGAAAACACCAGCAACGTGCGCCAACTGAGCGAAGTGAAGGACCTGCAAGGTCTGGTCGCGCTGCAACAGCAACTGTCGCAGCCGTCCGTTGACAAGGCGCTATCCATCGCCCGTCACGTGTACGAAGCCGCCAGCAGCACTCAAACCGAACTGAGCCAGCTCGTTGAAGAAAACGTGGTTGAGTTCAACAAGGGTCTGGTGTCCGCACTGGATCGCGCAGTGAAGTCCGCTCCGGCCGGTTCCGAAGTAGTTGTGTCCACCCTGAAGAACGCGGTGACCACTGCCGCATCCGCATACGACACCGCTGTGAAGACTGTGAAGAAGGTCACCACTGACTTCGCAGAAGCCAGCGTTGCTGCTGCCGAAACCTCGGCCAAGGCTGCGACCACCCGCGCCAAGAAGGCTGCTGCTCCGGCTGCTGCTGCCTAA